The Chryseobacterium phocaeense genome includes the window TTATTCCGGTATTCCACATCACAGCAGGCATGAACAAAAAGCGAAACAAGAATAGGATACAGCATGTAAAAAAACATAAAAACTTGTCTGCCCAGTATCATTTTCCAGGGATTGCCTTCTCCTTCTGAACTTCCGGACCTGATTACATCATAGACGAGATAAAAATCAACGGCTAAAATAACCAGGATAGGCATCAGAAGGATTCCAAAAATTTCCCGGTTTTTCGAGAGTTTGTACTGTTCGGATGAAAATGCTTTGTAGAAGGTATTAGTCATGGCTTTTAGAGATTAGGTTAATAAAAATCTGCTCAAGATTCGTGCTTTGGGATTCAATGTCATAAATTTCAATACCGTTTTGGATAATTGTGGTCAGGACCGTATTGAATTCCTTTTCATCCCGGGTGGTTATTGAAATTTTACCCGGCTCATTTTGAGAGATGGAAAAAGTTTCCTGTAAAAGAGAGACTGCTTTTTCACTATTACTGACCTTCAGGATGACATCTTTTTCAACCCGGCTCAGAAGCTCGTTTTTTGTGCCCTGGAAAACCATTTTCCCGCCTTCAATAATTCCTATATGGGAAGCTGTTTTTTCCAGCTCGCTTAAAATATGGCTTGAAAGAAAAATCGTTTTTCCCTGCTCATTCAGGTTCTGGAAAAGCTTTCTCATTTCAAAAATTCCCTGAGGATCCAGACCGTTTAAAGGTTCATCCAGGATCAGGAGCTTCGGATCATGGAAGATGGCCATCGCGATTCCCAGGCGCTGCTTCATACCCATAGAAAGTGCGCTTGCCTTTTTCTTTTTCTCTTTATGAAGATCTACAAGCTCAAGGACTTCATCAATTCTTTTACTTCCCTTTCCGTAGATAATATCCAGGTATTTTAAATTTTCAAAAACGGTCAGTTTGGTATAAAAGCAGGGAGCTTCAATAAGGTTTCCCGTGGAAGAGAGAATTTCCGTTCTGTTTTGTTTCAGGCTTTTATTCTGAATAAAAATCTGATCTCCGTTTTCTTCCAGGAGTCCCAGAAGAAGTTTTATGGTGGTGGATTTTCCGGCTCCGTTTCTTCCCAGGTAGCCATAAATACTGCCTTCCGGAACATTCAGGCTGATATTGTTCAAAATTGTCTTTGAGCCAATTGAGTAGCTCAGGTCTTTGGTGCTGATACTTTCCATCATTTCTTTTGTAATAGGGTGTGTTCGGTATTAATGTCTATATAGAAGATTCCGTCAATAAAATGGCTCCATGTCTTTTTCTGATCTATTCCCTGATTGATTGTGGATACGAATTCTTTTTTCAGTGGTGAGCTTTCAGGAATATTTCTCAGGTCGATAAAAAAATAGGGTGTTTTTGTGTCATGGAATACATTTTCAATGGCAAATTTGCCGGGCTTATCACCAATACTGCGTTTGGAGTTCTTTTTAGCATACGAAGAAAAATTAATCATATAGGATGCTTTACCATATTTGTTCCTGATATAGGCTCCCAATGGGAGATAGTTTTTATCATATCGCTCTGCAAACGTATGGATGTTGGCGCACCATACAATGATCTTCCTGTCTTTGTAAACAGAATCAATCTGATGG containing:
- a CDS encoding ABC transporter ATP-binding protein → MMESISTKDLSYSIGSKTILNNISLNVPEGSIYGYLGRNGAGKSTTIKLLLGLLEENGDQIFIQNKSLKQNRTEILSSTGNLIEAPCFYTKLTVFENLKYLDIIYGKGSKRIDEVLELVDLHKEKKKKASALSMGMKQRLGIAMAIFHDPKLLILDEPLNGLDPQGIFEMRKLFQNLNEQGKTIFLSSHILSELEKTASHIGIIEGGKMVFQGTKNELLSRVEKDVILKVSNSEKAVSLLQETFSISQNEPGKISITTRDEKEFNTVLTTIIQNGIEIYDIESQSTNLEQIFINLISKSHD